A single genomic interval of Terriglobus albidus harbors:
- a CDS encoding zf-HC2 domain-containing protein, which produces MSAGHLTPATIAAFADHELAAQEIAAAQEHLAACHACALAVLSATQLKAATARAAQRYTLSPEMRARLVATTRGRTSSARTVPMRMYTWAALAALILLAVSVLQWRGLRSTASPTVAELFDQHLAVLPETSTPQVLSSDRHTVKPWFQGKLPYSFNLPEPADLPAETVLQGADLTYIGGKPAAQLLFLVRKHHVSVFVTQRDAIVLPPSQDRNGFHLVSVQAGALTLTAVSDTAEAELRAVLTVLGHAQS; this is translated from the coding sequence ATGAGCGCCGGTCATCTCACTCCCGCTACCATCGCTGCGTTTGCCGATCATGAGCTTGCGGCCCAGGAGATTGCCGCCGCGCAGGAGCATCTTGCTGCGTGCCACGCCTGCGCGCTCGCTGTTCTCTCCGCCACACAACTCAAGGCCGCAACGGCGCGCGCGGCGCAACGTTACACGCTCTCGCCGGAGATGCGAGCCCGCCTCGTAGCTACGACGCGCGGACGCACATCATCTGCCCGCACGGTTCCCATGCGGATGTATACCTGGGCCGCGCTCGCCGCGCTGATCCTGCTTGCCGTCTCGGTGCTCCAGTGGCGCGGGCTTCGCTCCACTGCATCGCCCACGGTCGCCGAACTGTTTGACCAACACCTGGCTGTCCTGCCGGAGACTTCTACCCCACAGGTCCTATCTTCAGACAGGCACACCGTGAAACCCTGGTTCCAGGGCAAGCTGCCTTACTCCTTCAATCTTCCGGAGCCTGCAGACCTACCTGCGGAGACCGTGCTGCAAGGCGCCGACCTTACCTACATCGGCGGCAAACCCGCGGCACAGCTTCTTTTTCTAGTGCGGAAGCACCATGTCTCCGTCTTCGTCACGCAACGCGATGCTATTGTGCTGCCTCCTTCGCAGGATCGTAACGGCTTTCACCTTGTATCGGTCCAGGCGGGAGCCCTTACGCTCACTGCTGTCAGTGATACCGCTGAGGCTGAGCTGAGGGCAGTGCTCACCGTACTTGGTCACGCACAATCGTAG
- a CDS encoding DUF2461 domain-containing protein, with product MATHFTPAALKFLRDLKRNNDRDWFQPRKEIFERELKTPMLTLISEITHAMEDFAPDHVRPPQKILFRIYRDTRFSNDKRPYKEHIGAWWVRTGLEKTSGAGFYFHLSGKELLIAAGCYMPQPEQLLAVRRYLLDHHAEMRKLYTAKPLVKLFPHDEATSLTRPPKGFPADHPAIDLIRNKQWGRSVTLPVDTALTPAIGKEIVKRFKAIAPLVTLINTPLLPQKRKPLFGL from the coding sequence ATGGCAACACACTTTACCCCTGCAGCCCTGAAGTTCCTGCGTGACCTCAAGCGCAATAACGACCGTGACTGGTTCCAACCGCGTAAAGAGATCTTCGAGCGCGAGCTGAAGACTCCCATGCTGACGCTGATCTCGGAGATCACGCATGCCATGGAAGACTTTGCTCCCGATCACGTGCGTCCTCCGCAAAAGATCCTCTTCCGCATCTATCGCGACACCCGCTTTTCCAACGACAAGCGCCCCTACAAGGAGCACATCGGTGCATGGTGGGTGCGCACGGGCCTCGAGAAGACCTCAGGAGCCGGCTTCTACTTCCATCTCTCCGGCAAAGAGCTGCTGATCGCCGCCGGCTGCTATATGCCGCAGCCTGAGCAACTGCTCGCTGTCCGCCGCTACCTGCTCGACCATCACGCGGAGATGCGCAAACTCTACACGGCGAAGCCGCTGGTGAAACTGTTTCCGCACGATGAGGCGACCTCCCTCACGCGTCCACCGAAAGGCTTTCCAGCCGATCACCCGGCGATCGATCTCATCCGCAACAAGCAGTGGGGCCGCTCCGTCACGCTGCCAGTGGATACAGCGCTCACACCGGCAATTGGCAAAGAGATCGTCAAGCGCTTCAAAGCCATCGCACCTCTGGTCACACTGATCAACACACCCCTGCTACCCCAGAAGCGCAAACCACTCTTCGGCCTCTAA
- a CDS encoding RNA polymerase sigma factor has product MAFATFLRRGSPPPVFGAGGGGSAGVNSSASAGSSKIIAMDFGRRSRAGFEDLALPQLAALYNHARWLCRDEAEAEDLVQETLSKALRAFDSFQPGTNFKAWIFRIQRNAFLNSRTAIAESRTVFLEDQEEAFDPPSLGLTPEQELIRLDNIALVQDALAQLSPPLREVLLLCDLEELSYKEIAGILDIPTGTVMSRLSRARQALRELLQPRFGGSR; this is encoded by the coding sequence ATGGCCTTCGCAACCTTCCTTCGCCGCGGGTCCCCTCCGCCTGTCTTCGGAGCAGGCGGGGGTGGGTCGGCGGGCGTGAATTCGTCGGCGAGCGCGGGCTCGTCTAAGATCATCGCCATGGACTTCGGCAGACGCTCGCGTGCGGGATTTGAAGATCTCGCTCTGCCGCAGCTTGCCGCTCTCTACAACCACGCCCGCTGGCTCTGCCGCGATGAGGCCGAAGCGGAAGACCTTGTGCAGGAGACGCTATCCAAGGCTTTGCGCGCCTTCGACAGCTTTCAACCGGGAACCAACTTCAAAGCATGGATCTTTCGCATCCAGCGCAATGCATTCCTGAACTCGCGTACGGCCATTGCAGAGTCACGCACGGTATTTCTTGAAGACCAGGAAGAGGCCTTCGACCCGCCAAGCCTGGGCCTTACACCGGAACAGGAGCTTATCCGGCTCGATAACATCGCACTGGTACAGGATGCCTTAGCGCAGCTCTCGCCTCCGCTGCGTGAAGTGTTACTGCTCTGCGACCTGGAAGAGCTCTCGTACAAGGAGATCGCCGGCATTCTCGATATTCCTACCGGCACCGTTATGTCGCGCCTCTCCCGCGCTCGGCAGGCGCTCCGTGAACTTTTGCAGCCGCGATTTGGAGGCTCCCGATGA
- a CDS encoding heme-binding domain-containing protein, translated as MNAMRLAVGVLLCSAVSIAAGSWHPWGDLHTAPPSDRSTLLQGAGLPAQARAVLVTKCADCHSETTVWPAYTRFAPGSWLIERDVAEGRRHLDLSQWQRLSADRQEVLKQEIAQQAKRGSMPPMQYRWLHPGAALTKDEIAALTSLLPADAGGSGPGDAVRGKALFERRCTGCHALDSNREGPRLRGVFGRQAGSASGFSYSSALRERHVAWDSAGLERWLCDPDELVPGNNMDFSVPKSQERADIVAFLASLR; from the coding sequence ATGAACGCGATGAGGCTTGCCGTGGGCGTGCTGCTGTGCAGCGCGGTCTCGATCGCGGCAGGAAGCTGGCATCCCTGGGGTGATCTGCATACGGCCCCTCCCTCAGACCGCAGCACATTGCTGCAAGGGGCGGGCCTGCCGGCACAGGCGCGTGCGGTGCTTGTAACCAAGTGCGCCGACTGTCACTCGGAGACAACCGTATGGCCCGCCTATACGCGGTTTGCTCCGGGAAGCTGGCTGATTGAGCGTGACGTCGCGGAAGGGCGGCGTCACCTCGATCTCTCTCAGTGGCAGCGGCTCTCTGCCGACCGGCAGGAGGTGCTGAAGCAGGAGATTGCGCAACAGGCGAAGCGAGGATCGATGCCACCGATGCAGTATCGCTGGCTGCATCCCGGGGCGGCGCTGACGAAGGATGAGATAGCCGCACTTACCAGCCTGCTTCCGGCGGATGCGGGTGGCAGCGGTCCAGGCGACGCGGTGCGCGGCAAGGCTCTGTTCGAACGGCGATGCACCGGATGTCATGCGCTGGACAGTAATCGAGAAGGACCGCGGTTGCGGGGTGTCTTTGGACGGCAGGCAGGGAGTGCCTCGGGGTTCTCGTATTCGTCTGCGTTGCGCGAGAGGCATGTTGCCTGGGACAGCGCGGGGCTGGAACGGTGGCTGTGCGATCCGGATGAACTCGTGCCAGGAAACAATATGGATTTCAGTGTGCCCAAGAGTCAGGAGAGGGCGGATATTGTGGCGTTTTTGGCCTCATTGAGGTGA
- the trxC gene encoding thioredoxin TrxC has product MIHTCHHCGQKNRIPSKHLADIGRCGKCKAPLPPVSKPISVDAAEFDEIVQQSPVPILVDFWADWCGPCRMAAPYVAEVASAMAGEAVVLKVDTEANPQLSARYQVRGIPNFIVFRNGRVVAQQAGVVPAEQMMQWIRAAKANS; this is encoded by the coding sequence ATGATTCACACGTGCCACCATTGCGGGCAGAAGAACCGGATTCCGTCGAAACATCTGGCGGACATCGGCCGGTGTGGCAAGTGCAAGGCTCCGCTGCCGCCGGTTTCGAAGCCGATCAGCGTGGATGCGGCGGAGTTCGATGAGATCGTGCAGCAGTCCCCGGTGCCCATACTGGTGGACTTCTGGGCAGACTGGTGCGGTCCCTGCCGCATGGCAGCCCCGTACGTCGCCGAGGTGGCCAGCGCCATGGCGGGAGAGGCGGTGGTGCTGAAGGTGGATACCGAGGCTAATCCACAGTTGAGCGCGCGATACCAGGTGCGCGGGATTCCGAACTTTATCGTCTTCCGCAACGGACGGGTGGTAGCGCAGCAGGCTGGCGTGGTGCCGGCGGAACAGATGATGCAGTGGATCAGGGCGGCAAAGGCAAATTCCTAG
- a CDS encoding VOC family protein — protein sequence MTVTAESSSQLHLNDIAQVALTVQDLPRALTFYRDVLGMQFLFEAGNMAFFQCGSVRLMIGASDKPAGGGTTVYFRVADIQAVAAFLKGQGIALVQEPHLVARMKSHDLWLAFVNDPDGNTLGVMSEVARD from the coding sequence ATGACGGTAACGGCAGAAAGTTCTTCGCAGCTTCACCTCAACGACATCGCGCAGGTCGCTCTCACTGTCCAGGATCTGCCCCGCGCTCTTACCTTCTACCGCGACGTGCTCGGGATGCAGTTCCTCTTTGAGGCGGGCAATATGGCCTTCTTTCAATGTGGTTCGGTCCGCCTGATGATTGGCGCCTCAGACAAGCCTGCCGGCGGCGGAACGACCGTCTACTTCCGGGTCGCGGATATCCAGGCCGTCGCCGCGTTTCTGAAGGGACAGGGCATTGCACTCGTACAGGAGCCTCACCTCGTCGCCCGCATGAAGAGTCACGATCTCTGGCTGGCATTTGTGAACGATCCTGACGGAAATACGCTTGGTGTCATGAGCGAAGTTGCACGGGATTAG
- a CDS encoding response regulator transcription factor: MDRVLIVDDDVQLCSLLAERLGTEGFTIESVHDGPRGLERALAKEHALVVLDVMLPGMGGLDVLRRLRKLSTVPVLLLTARGEDSDRIQGLEIGADDYVPKPFNPRELIARIRAILRRTARTPTPSGPLVVGDIRLDPAIREAWLDDLPLNLTSVEFTLLEVFVRGAGQILSRDQLTEAVLGRKLGPFDRVIDVHVSNLRKKLGAAQNNQRIKAVRGSGYLFVSRGEAKEG; this comes from the coding sequence ATGGATCGAGTTCTCATCGTCGATGATGACGTTCAATTGTGCAGCCTTCTGGCCGAGCGTTTAGGCACGGAAGGCTTCACGATCGAAAGTGTCCATGACGGACCGCGCGGCCTGGAGCGAGCTCTTGCGAAGGAACACGCACTCGTCGTTCTTGACGTCATGCTGCCCGGCATGGGCGGTCTTGATGTACTGCGCCGGCTGCGAAAGTTGTCGACTGTTCCGGTACTGCTGCTCACCGCGCGCGGTGAAGACTCCGATCGGATACAGGGGCTGGAGATCGGTGCGGACGACTATGTCCCCAAACCTTTTAACCCACGGGAACTTATCGCCCGCATTCGCGCAATCCTGCGCCGAACCGCGAGAACTCCAACGCCATCGGGTCCATTGGTTGTAGGAGATATCCGTCTGGACCCAGCAATCCGTGAAGCATGGCTGGATGACCTGCCTCTCAATCTGACCAGTGTAGAGTTCACGTTGCTTGAGGTATTCGTTCGCGGCGCAGGCCAGATCCTCTCTCGGGACCAGCTCACAGAAGCTGTACTCGGCAGGAAACTCGGCCCCTTCGATCGCGTCATCGATGTCCATGTCAGCAACCTTCGTAAAAAGCTCGGGGCGGCGCAGAACAACCAGCGGATCAAGGCTGTCAGAGGTAGCGGCTACCTCTTTGTATCGCGCGGAGAGGCAAAAGAAGGTTGA
- a CDS encoding metallophosphoesterase family protein: MAENKTQDENKGAGDGIDRRQFLECMAWAGTGLLWTMAGGVPTAKLLAQGTKQRVTGHEGFSFVQISDSHIGFNKGANPDVTGTLQTAIERAKMPGGAVPEFLLHTGDITQNSKPAEFDTAAQIVKGFGKDVFYVPGEHDFIDDGEQYKQRFGKGTHGTGWYSFDHKGVRFLGLNNCVQVDAMGNLGAEQLAWMKAELSGLSASTPIVVFAHIPLWMVYEQWGWGTKDGEQALALLKRFGSVTVLNGHIHQVVQKVEGNVTFHTARATAFPQPAPGAAMNPGPMVVPAGKLRSALGVTHVKVARGQNHLAVVDHALAEQV, translated from the coding sequence ATGGCAGAGAACAAAACGCAGGATGAGAACAAGGGAGCCGGAGACGGGATCGACCGCCGCCAGTTTCTGGAGTGCATGGCTTGGGCCGGCACCGGACTGCTGTGGACGATGGCCGGAGGCGTACCTACGGCAAAGCTGCTGGCACAAGGAACAAAACAACGGGTGACAGGGCACGAGGGCTTCTCGTTCGTGCAGATCAGCGATTCGCATATCGGCTTCAACAAGGGAGCGAATCCGGATGTCACAGGAACATTGCAAACAGCGATTGAGCGGGCAAAGATGCCGGGCGGAGCCGTACCGGAGTTTCTGTTGCACACCGGCGACATCACGCAGAACTCAAAGCCGGCGGAGTTCGACACTGCAGCGCAGATCGTGAAGGGTTTCGGAAAAGACGTCTTCTACGTTCCCGGAGAGCATGACTTCATCGACGACGGCGAACAGTACAAGCAGCGCTTCGGCAAAGGGACGCACGGCACCGGCTGGTACAGCTTTGACCACAAAGGCGTGCGCTTCCTCGGGCTGAACAACTGCGTTCAGGTCGATGCGATGGGCAACCTCGGCGCCGAGCAGCTTGCATGGATGAAGGCTGAGCTGAGTGGTTTGAGTGCGTCGACCCCGATCGTAGTCTTCGCGCATATCCCGCTGTGGATGGTGTACGAGCAGTGGGGCTGGGGCACGAAGGATGGGGAGCAGGCACTCGCCTTGTTGAAGCGCTTCGGATCGGTGACGGTGCTGAACGGGCATATCCATCAGGTCGTGCAGAAGGTGGAAGGAAACGTGACCTTCCATACGGCGCGCGCGACAGCCTTTCCGCAGCCCGCGCCGGGAGCGGCGATGAATCCGGGACCGATGGTGGTGCCCGCGGGTAAGCTCCGCTCTGCTCTTGGTGTGACGCATGTCAAGGTCGCGCGTGGGCAGAACCATCTGGCGGTCGTGGATCACGCGCTGGCGGAGCAGGTATGA
- the mnmE gene encoding tRNA uridine-5-carboxymethylaminomethyl(34) synthesis GTPase MnmE: MEQETIVAIATPPGRGGIGVVRISGPAARSIAEPMLHLRAPMEAGRARFGDLLDEDGSKLDEVVTTYFAAPHSYTSDDVVEIAAHGSPVVLEMILRRAIDAGARLARPGEFTERAFLSGRLDLTQAEAVRDLIEAQTLHQARVAAQQLGGALAERVRPVKDALVKLIAALEAGIDFAEDDVDVMPQQAILDTLKEVRAPLAELAASYARGHLVREGVTMAIVGRPNAGKSSLFNRLVERERAIVTAAAGTTRDLVTERVSLGGIPVELVDTAGIRESSDEAESIGIRKTREAMADADLVLLVLDATQTINDEERAWMEELRQREAVVVWNKIDVAATAGEGIEVSALTGEGIGDLRDLLLAKLKTGAVTSETAMLTNLRQQQAVQQAIDGLDAAITAAGAGIPHEMVLLDIYGALRGLDELTGATTADDVLNLIFSSFCIGK, from the coding sequence GTGGAACAGGAGACGATTGTCGCCATCGCCACACCGCCGGGACGCGGCGGCATTGGCGTCGTACGCATCAGCGGGCCCGCAGCACGCAGCATCGCCGAACCGATGTTGCATCTGCGCGCGCCAATGGAGGCAGGACGCGCCCGCTTTGGCGATCTGCTGGACGAAGATGGCAGCAAACTCGATGAGGTCGTAACGACGTATTTCGCGGCGCCTCACTCGTACACCAGCGACGATGTGGTGGAGATTGCCGCGCATGGATCTCCGGTGGTGCTGGAGATGATCCTGCGCAGAGCGATTGACGCCGGCGCGCGGCTGGCGCGGCCGGGAGAGTTTACCGAACGAGCATTTCTGTCAGGACGTCTGGACCTTACGCAGGCCGAAGCGGTGCGTGACCTGATCGAGGCGCAAACACTGCACCAGGCGCGTGTCGCCGCACAGCAGCTTGGCGGGGCGTTGGCCGAACGGGTGCGTCCGGTGAAGGATGCGCTGGTGAAACTGATTGCCGCCCTGGAGGCGGGCATCGACTTCGCCGAAGACGATGTAGACGTAATGCCACAGCAGGCAATCCTTGACACGCTGAAGGAAGTACGCGCGCCTCTGGCTGAGCTGGCTGCAAGCTATGCGCGGGGACACCTGGTGCGCGAAGGCGTGACGATGGCGATTGTGGGCCGGCCCAATGCAGGCAAAAGTTCGCTCTTCAATCGCCTGGTTGAGCGCGAGCGCGCGATTGTGACGGCAGCGGCGGGAACGACGCGCGATCTGGTGACAGAACGTGTCTCGCTGGGAGGCATTCCGGTGGAGCTGGTAGACACGGCAGGCATTCGCGAGAGCAGCGACGAGGCCGAGAGCATCGGCATTCGCAAAACACGCGAGGCGATGGCCGATGCCGACCTGGTGCTGCTGGTGCTCGACGCCACGCAGACGATCAATGATGAAGAACGTGCCTGGATGGAAGAGCTGCGGCAGCGTGAGGCCGTCGTGGTGTGGAACAAGATCGACGTTGCTGCGACGGCGGGCGAGGGAATTGAGGTCTCAGCCCTGACCGGCGAGGGCATTGGAGACCTGCGCGATCTGTTACTGGCGAAGCTGAAGACCGGCGCAGTGACCAGCGAGACTGCGATGCTGACCAACCTGCGGCAGCAGCAAGCGGTGCAACAGGCGATTGATGGCCTGGATGCTGCAATCACCGCTGCCGGCGCAGGGATTCCGCATGAGATGGTGTTGCTGGATATCTACGGTGCCCTGCGCGGGCTGGATGAGCTGACCGGTGCAACGACAGCAGATGATGTACTTAACCTCATCTTCTCCAGTTTCTGTATCGGCAAATAA
- a CDS encoding Spy/CpxP family protein refolding chaperone, whose amino-acid sequence MKRIVVWSGLVFLVLLAIFGIARADGWRHHGWGGRAWGMYGPVGYINHELHLSDAQRAQIHTLWQSERPTVSSLIKELVSEGKEMDTATTRGADDSQIREIASRQGATITKLLIEKQHFKASVYSQVLTQEQRARAAELEKEWSSHLDRFADRIGSKDDTLHW is encoded by the coding sequence ATGAAACGGATTGTTGTTTGGTCGGGCTTGGTATTCCTGGTCTTGCTGGCGATCTTCGGCATTGCACGTGCCGATGGTTGGAGGCATCACGGATGGGGCGGAAGAGCGTGGGGTATGTATGGACCTGTGGGCTATATCAATCATGAGCTGCATTTGAGTGATGCCCAGAGGGCCCAGATTCACACCCTCTGGCAATCGGAGCGGCCGACCGTTTCGTCATTGATCAAAGAGCTGGTCTCAGAGGGCAAGGAGATGGACACAGCGACAACACGGGGTGCGGACGATAGTCAGATCAGGGAGATCGCCTCTCGTCAGGGGGCGACCATCACGAAGCTCCTGATAGAAAAGCAGCATTTCAAAGCCAGCGTATATTCGCAGGTTCTTACCCAGGAACAACGCGCCCGCGCGGCAGAACTTGAAAAAGAGTGGAGCTCGCATCTGGATCGTTTTGCCGACAGGATAGGCAGCAAAGACGACACGTTGCATTGGTAG
- a CDS encoding SPFH domain-containing protein — translation MDTAATLLLFIAFVIGIVLLVTILKTLYTVRTYTAGVVERFGKFHRITKPGLHLLIPYAERVFFVDLQVQQAQFSVETKTRDNVFVQIPVSVQYQVLEERLFDAFYKLSKPQKQIESFVFNSILGHVPKLTLDETFEQQSGISVAVKGELDAIMKDFGFNILTALVTDIIPDVKVKTAMNDINAAQRAQVAAQARGEAEKVLKVKQAEAEAQSKALQGQGIAAERQAIIDGLRSSIEHFREAVPGTTAEDVMALVLVTQYFDTLKDIGLRSGTNTLFLPNNPGAANDFLQQIVAGLRAGRAPDISGTVNAAQPNK, via the coding sequence ATGGACACTGCTGCCACCCTTCTGCTTTTTATCGCCTTTGTGATCGGCATTGTGTTGCTGGTCACGATTCTCAAAACGCTCTACACGGTTCGCACCTATACCGCAGGCGTGGTGGAGCGCTTTGGTAAGTTTCATCGCATTACCAAGCCCGGCCTGCATCTCCTGATTCCGTATGCCGAGCGGGTCTTCTTCGTGGACCTGCAGGTGCAGCAGGCGCAGTTCTCTGTCGAGACCAAGACGCGCGATAACGTCTTTGTACAGATTCCGGTAAGCGTGCAGTACCAGGTGCTGGAAGAGCGTCTCTTCGACGCCTTCTACAAGCTGAGCAAGCCGCAGAAGCAGATCGAGTCGTTTGTCTTCAACTCCATCCTCGGACACGTTCCCAAGCTGACGCTGGACGAGACCTTCGAGCAACAGAGCGGAATCTCCGTGGCCGTGAAGGGAGAGCTGGACGCCATCATGAAGGACTTCGGGTTTAACATCCTGACGGCGCTGGTCACCGACATCATTCCGGATGTGAAGGTAAAGACGGCGATGAACGACATCAACGCCGCACAGCGTGCCCAGGTGGCGGCACAGGCTCGCGGCGAGGCGGAGAAGGTGCTGAAGGTGAAGCAGGCCGAGGCTGAGGCACAATCGAAAGCCCTGCAGGGGCAGGGCATCGCAGCCGAGCGGCAAGCCATTATCGACGGTTTGCGCAGCTCCATCGAACACTTCCGCGAAGCGGTGCCGGGGACGACCGCCGAAGATGTCATGGCGCTGGTACTGGTGACGCAGTACTTCGACACGCTGAAAGATATAGGCCTGCGCAGTGGAACGAATACGCTGTTCCTGCCCAATAATCCTGGCGCAGCCAACGACTTTCTGCAGCAGATCGTTGCAGGGCTGCGTGCGGGCCGTGCCCCCGACATCAGCGGCACGGTAAACGCAGCACAACCGAACAAGTAG
- a CDS encoding MarR family winged helix-turn-helix transcriptional regulator has product MAKDSQRTSRETAQELHSAAIHLLRRLRNEDDSSGLSAPRLSALSVIVFGGPVCLRDLARAEKVKPPTMTRIVHALEAQGLVRKQQNANDGRGISLSATTAGKKLLLESRNRRVQPLTRQIDALTAQQRELLAEAARLLTTIVRDQVR; this is encoded by the coding sequence ATGGCAAAAGATTCTCAGCGAACTTCCCGGGAGACTGCCCAGGAGCTCCATTCGGCAGCGATTCATCTGCTCCGCCGGCTGCGAAATGAAGATGACAGCAGCGGGCTGAGCGCTCCCCGTCTGTCGGCGCTTTCAGTGATCGTCTTCGGAGGTCCCGTCTGCCTGCGGGATCTCGCCAGGGCGGAGAAGGTGAAGCCGCCCACCATGACACGCATCGTGCATGCACTGGAAGCACAGGGACTTGTACGGAAACAACAGAACGCGAATGACGGACGTGGTATCTCGCTCTCCGCGACGACCGCCGGAAAGAAACTGCTGCTGGAGAGCAGGAATCGCAGGGTGCAGCCGCTGACCCGTCAGATTGACGCACTGACGGCTCAACAGCGAGAGTTGCTTGCAGAGGCGGCCCGCTTGCTGACTACGATTGTGCGTGACCAAGTACGGTGA
- a CDS encoding zinc-binding alcohol dehydrogenase family protein, protein MRAIGYTQPGPPDVLQDITLPDPVAAARDLLVEVKAISVNPVDMKVRQSAGPVDGQPYRVLGYDAAGVVKAVGPEVKGFRAGDEVFYAGTLLRQGTNAQLHLVDERIVAHKPKSLDFDHAAALPLTAITAWELLFDRLGAVPGGKDDTRLLLIVGAAGGVGSILVQLARQLTGLHIIGTASRPETKAWVQELGAHQVIDHSQPLPPQLNGRQPDLIASLTNTQDHFPQLAEILAPQGHLGLIDDPASIDVKLLKRKAASLHWEYMFARSMFQTADIEQQGELLKQVATMVDSGAIRTTAGENLGIINAANLRSAHERIATGKVRGKLVLSGWE, encoded by the coding sequence ATGCGAGCCATTGGATATACCCAGCCCGGACCTCCCGACGTTCTGCAGGACATCACCCTCCCGGATCCCGTCGCCGCCGCCCGCGACCTTCTGGTTGAGGTCAAAGCCATCTCCGTCAACCCAGTCGATATGAAGGTCCGGCAGAGCGCCGGCCCTGTCGACGGTCAGCCCTATCGCGTCCTCGGCTACGACGCCGCCGGTGTCGTGAAGGCGGTCGGCCCCGAGGTCAAAGGTTTCCGTGCCGGCGACGAGGTCTTCTACGCCGGCACGCTGCTGCGTCAGGGCACCAATGCCCAGCTCCACCTCGTGGACGAGCGCATCGTGGCGCACAAGCCGAAGTCGCTGGACTTTGACCACGCCGCCGCCCTTCCACTTACCGCCATTACCGCCTGGGAGCTGCTCTTCGACCGCCTTGGCGCCGTTCCCGGAGGCAAGGACGACACACGGTTACTCCTGATCGTCGGCGCCGCCGGTGGAGTGGGCTCCATCCTGGTCCAGCTCGCCCGTCAGTTGACCGGGCTGCACATCATCGGCACTGCCTCACGCCCCGAGACGAAGGCCTGGGTTCAGGAGCTGGGAGCGCACCAAGTCATCGACCACTCTCAGCCGCTGCCGCCGCAGCTCAACGGCCGCCAGCCCGACCTCATCGCCAGCCTTACCAATACGCAGGATCACTTCCCACAACTCGCCGAGATCCTCGCGCCGCAAGGTCATCTGGGGCTTATCGACGATCCCGCATCGATCGACGTCAAGCTGCTCAAGCGCAAAGCTGCCTCCCTGCACTGGGAGTACATGTTCGCCCGCTCCATGTTCCAGACCGCTGACATCGAGCAGCAGGGCGAGCTTCTCAAGCAGGTTGCCACTATGGTCGACTCCGGCGCCATCCGCACCACCGCCGGCGAGAACCTCGGCATCATCAACGCTGCTAACCTGCGCTCTGCGCACGAACGCATCGCTACCGGCAAGGTGCGCGGTAAGCTGGTGCTCAGTGGATGGGAGTAA
- a CDS encoding HU family DNA-binding protein, whose translation MAKGLTKTALIRTLAEKLELTNKQVGAFFDLLSETAVKETKKNGEFTIPGIGKLVKAERKARLGRNPQTGETIKIKAKTVVKFRVAKAAKDVIAPSKK comes from the coding sequence ATGGCAAAGGGACTGACCAAGACCGCCCTCATCCGCACGCTGGCCGAAAAGCTTGAGTTGACGAACAAGCAGGTTGGCGCTTTCTTTGACCTCCTGTCCGAGACCGCGGTCAAGGAGACCAAGAAGAACGGCGAGTTCACGATTCCCGGAATCGGCAAGCTTGTAAAGGCTGAGCGCAAGGCTCGCCTGGGCCGCAACCCCCAGACCGGCGAGACCATCAAGATCAAGGCCAAGACCGTGGTTAAGTTCCGCGTCGCTAAGGCCGCTAAGGACGTTATCGCTCCGTCCAAGAAGTAG